One window from the genome of Echinicola vietnamensis DSM 17526 encodes:
- the purL gene encoding phosphoribosylformylglycinamidine synthase, with the protein MILFFQSPQKNTIYALEAKQPVAPEDLQKLSWLFGEADQLAQEKVEGSFAGPRKEMITPWSTNAVEIAANMGIPEILRIEEFSLLEEGQKIDPMLQAKYPGLDQDIFTIDLKPEEVLPITDIKSYNAQEGLALSDEEIEYLEKVSKSLSRPLTDSEVFGFSQVNSEHCRHKIFNGTFIIDGEEKENTLFQLIKKTSIKHPNKIVSAYKDNVAFVKGPKAQQFAPKSQDKADYFQPQTIDTVLSLKAETHNFPTTVEPFNGAATGSGGEIRDRLAGGTASVPLAGTAVYMTSYSRSEAGRSWEKDLKERKWLYQTPMDILIKASNGASDFGNKFGQPLISGSVLTFEHEENDKQFGFDKVIMLAGGIGFTREKYSLKNTPVKGNKIVIMGGDNYRIGMGGSAVSSVNTGEFSNSIELNAIQRSNPEMQKRVANVIRAMAENDHNPIISIHDHGAGGHLNCLSELVEDTGGNIDIDKLPVGDPTLSAKEIIGNESQERMGLVIGKEHVETLKKISERERAPFYVVGETTGDMHFKFENKNSGEKPVDWDLSHMFGSSPKTILTDKKTTVNYAEPAYKVDALEHYIAEVLQLEAVACKDWLTNKVDRSVTGRVATQQTTGAIQVPLNNVAVMAIDFTGKKGIATSIGHAPVAALADPEAGSKLAIAEALTNLVWAPIEDGLSGVSLSANWMWPAKNEGENDRLYRAVQAVSDFAIDLGINIPTGKDSLSMTQKYPDGKTVYSPGTVIISSVGECADIRKTVTPDLKPAVGTEILYIDFSRDSAQLGGSSFAQVVNKIGSTPPTVKDSTYFAKAFMAVQQLIGKGMLLSGHDISSGGLITALLEMAFPTQECGLKINTDQLAEKDIIKALFAENPGVVIQAKEAKAVKATLDELGISYIALGEVTADSKITLEGQGLSLDVAEHRDTWFRSSFLLDQKQSGKKLAKERFENYKHQALDFTFGKDWEGTYDAFKLNPFRHDASGTKAAIIREKGVNGDREMAYALWLAGFDVKDVHMTDLIAGRETLEDVNMIVFVGGFSNSDVLGSAKGWAGAFLYNEKAKTALDKFYARPDTLSLGVCNGCQLMIELGLINRDHDVKPKMLHNESHKFESAFVNVDIPENNTVMFGSLSGQRLGVWVAHGEGKFSLPKDQEAYNIGMKYSYQAYPGNPNGSDHAVAGLASRDGRHLAIMPHIERSLAPWNWPHYPSDLKDQEITPWVEAFVNAKEWVASHQ; encoded by the coding sequence ATGATTCTCTTTTTCCAATCCCCACAAAAAAATACCATCTACGCGCTAGAAGCCAAGCAACCTGTCGCACCTGAAGATCTCCAAAAGCTCTCGTGGCTTTTTGGAGAAGCCGACCAATTGGCGCAAGAAAAGGTGGAAGGCAGCTTTGCCGGCCCCAGAAAAGAAATGATCACCCCTTGGTCTACCAATGCGGTGGAAATCGCTGCCAACATGGGCATCCCGGAAATCCTTAGGATCGAGGAATTCAGCCTTTTGGAAGAAGGCCAGAAAATCGATCCCATGCTCCAGGCCAAATACCCTGGGCTGGACCAGGACATCTTTACCATTGACCTGAAACCTGAGGAAGTACTGCCAATTACGGACATCAAATCCTATAATGCACAGGAAGGCCTTGCGCTGAGCGATGAGGAAATCGAGTACTTGGAAAAGGTCAGCAAAAGCTTGAGCAGACCGCTGACCGACAGTGAGGTGTTCGGCTTCAGCCAGGTAAATTCCGAACACTGTCGCCATAAAATCTTCAACGGAACCTTTATCATCGATGGAGAAGAAAAGGAAAACACCCTTTTCCAACTGATCAAAAAGACCTCCATCAAGCACCCCAATAAAATTGTTTCGGCCTATAAGGACAATGTGGCCTTTGTAAAGGGGCCAAAAGCACAGCAGTTTGCCCCCAAGAGCCAGGACAAGGCCGATTATTTCCAGCCTCAGACCATTGATACGGTGCTCTCGCTGAAAGCGGAAACCCACAACTTCCCCACCACCGTGGAACCCTTCAATGGGGCGGCCACCGGTTCAGGGGGCGAAATTCGGGACCGGCTTGCCGGGGGAACGGCCTCCGTCCCACTTGCCGGTACGGCTGTTTATATGACTTCCTATTCCAGGAGCGAAGCGGGGCGAAGCTGGGAAAAAGACCTCAAGGAGCGAAAATGGCTCTACCAAACGCCGATGGATATCCTGATCAAGGCTTCGAACGGCGCCAGTGACTTTGGCAACAAGTTCGGCCAACCTTTGATCTCCGGCAGTGTCCTGACCTTTGAGCACGAAGAAAACGACAAGCAGTTTGGCTTTGACAAGGTCATCATGCTTGCGGGTGGCATTGGGTTCACCCGGGAAAAATACAGCCTTAAAAACACTCCCGTAAAGGGCAACAAGATCGTCATCATGGGCGGAGACAACTACCGCATCGGCATGGGGGGAAGTGCCGTTTCTTCTGTAAACACCGGAGAATTCAGCAATTCCATCGAGCTGAACGCCATCCAGCGTTCCAACCCGGAGATGCAAAAAAGGGTGGCCAATGTCATCCGTGCCATGGCCGAAAACGACCATAACCCGATCATCTCCATTCACGACCACGGTGCCGGCGGCCACCTGAACTGTCTTTCGGAACTGGTGGAAGATACCGGAGGGAACATCGATATCGACAAGCTGCCCGTCGGCGATCCTACCCTTTCGGCCAAGGAAATCATCGGCAACGAATCCCAGGAAAGAATGGGCTTGGTCATTGGCAAGGAGCATGTGGAAACGCTGAAAAAGATCTCCGAACGGGAACGTGCACCGTTCTATGTGGTGGGCGAGACCACCGGCGACATGCACTTCAAGTTCGAAAACAAAAATTCCGGCGAAAAGCCGGTAGACTGGGACCTTTCCCATATGTTCGGCAGCTCGCCGAAAACCATCCTTACCGATAAGAAAACAACCGTAAACTATGCCGAACCTGCCTACAAGGTAGATGCGCTGGAACATTATATTGCAGAAGTCCTCCAATTGGAGGCCGTGGCCTGCAAGGACTGGCTGACCAACAAAGTGGACCGTTCGGTCACTGGCCGTGTGGCCACCCAACAGACCACTGGCGCCATCCAGGTACCCCTGAACAACGTGGCGGTAATGGCCATTGACTTTACCGGCAAAAAAGGCATTGCCACCTCCATTGGCCATGCCCCCGTGGCAGCACTGGCCGATCCGGAGGCAGGATCCAAACTGGCCATCGCCGAAGCCCTTACCAACCTGGTCTGGGCACCGATAGAAGATGGGCTCAGCGGGGTTTCGCTCAGCGCCAACTGGATGTGGCCCGCCAAGAACGAAGGGGAAAACGACCGGTTGTACAGGGCCGTTCAGGCGGTCAGTGATTTTGCCATAGACCTGGGCATCAACATCCCTACCGGAAAGGACTCCCTGTCCATGACCCAAAAGTATCCTGATGGCAAAACGGTTTATTCCCCGGGTACCGTCATCATCTCCAGTGTGGGCGAATGTGCGGATATCCGCAAGACGGTAACCCCTGACCTCAAACCGGCAGTGGGCACCGAAATATTGTACATCGACTTCTCCAGGGACAGTGCACAGCTCGGCGGAAGCAGCTTTGCGCAGGTGGTCAATAAAATCGGCAGCACCCCTCCTACTGTCAAGGACAGCACCTACTTTGCAAAGGCCTTTATGGCCGTCCAGCAGTTGATCGGAAAAGGGATGCTCCTCTCTGGCCACGACATCTCTTCCGGGGGACTGATCACTGCCCTGCTCGAGATGGCCTTTCCTACCCAGGAATGTGGACTGAAAATCAATACCGATCAACTCGCAGAAAAAGACATCATCAAGGCCCTTTTCGCAGAAAACCCGGGCGTGGTCATCCAGGCCAAGGAGGCCAAAGCGGTTAAAGCTACATTGGACGAACTGGGCATTTCGTATATTGCCTTGGGCGAGGTAACCGCTGACAGTAAAATCACCCTTGAAGGACAAGGACTGTCGCTGGATGTCGCCGAACACCGTGACACCTGGTTCAGGTCTTCCTTCTTGCTTGACCAAAAACAGAGCGGCAAAAAACTGGCCAAGGAACGTTTTGAAAACTACAAGCACCAAGCCTTGGATTTCACCTTCGGCAAAGACTGGGAAGGCACCTACGATGCCTTTAAGCTCAACCCTTTCCGCCACGATGCATCCGGCACCAAAGCGGCCATTATTCGGGAAAAGGGTGTCAACGGCGATCGAGAAATGGCCTACGCCCTTTGGCTGGCAGGCTTCGATGTGAAGGACGTCCACATGACCGATCTGATCGCGGGGCGTGAAACCCTGGAAGATGTCAACATGATCGTATTTGTAGGCGGTTTCTCCAATTCCGACGTACTGGGATCCGCCAAAGGCTGGGCAGGGGCCTTCCTGTACAATGAAAAGGCCAAAACGGCACTGGACAAGTTCTATGCACGCCCAGACACCCTGAGCCTTGGCGTTTGCAACGGCTGTCAGCTCATGATCGAACTCGGACTGATCAATCGCGACCACGATGTGAAGCCAAAAATGCTGCACAACGAAAGCCATAAATTTGAATCGGCCTTTGTCAACGTGGACATTCCAGAGAACAACACGGTGATGTTCGGATCCCTTTCCGGACAACGTCTTGGCGTTTGGGTGGCCCATGGGGAAGGTAAATTCTCCCTTCCAAAGGACCAGGAGGCGTATAACATCGGCATGAAATACAGCTACCAGGCCTACCCGGGCAACCCGAACGGATCGGACCATGCCGTGGCAGGCCTGGCCTCCAGGGACGGCCGGCATTTGGCCATCATGCCGCATATCGAACGTTCATTGGCACCTTGGAACTGGCCGCACTATCCGTCGGATCTAAAAGACCAAGAAATCACCCCTTGGGTAGAGGCATTCGTCAATGCCAAGGAATGGGTCGCTTCCCATCAATAA
- a CDS encoding TolC family protein, translated as MRLTTKFSLFGVLLTCLLAGRVSAQEVLEFTLEESVQYALENNADAKNALLETFASKASVGEQVAQGLPQINGSFDFTKNVSIPVMFLPNEGPFADPDNPSDVLPVQFGVNYQSGITVTVNQMIFDGSYFVGLKAARTYRQLSEFDKEKTENDVIENVKKAFFTVLVNKERQELAEANLARIDTLLQETTALYEEGFAEKIEVSRVKVQYNNIRTELDKINAATEISKQLLKVQMGLPIEYEISVTESLRDLNQPQQIQELLDNPGYRRVEMDQLQTNWELVKLDLKNNTVQYLPSLNANFTYQRNGAGQEFNTVWDSENWFTGAFVGLTLNVPIFDGLAKAKRIQQNRIQLQQIENQMDMLDDNIEVERFQARTNLQNNLKTLDVQRENMELATEVYEISRIKYSEGVGSNLEVVEADSDLVEAEINYYSALYDALISKVDLEKALGILR; from the coding sequence ATGCGTTTAACAACCAAATTCTCCCTTTTTGGTGTGCTGCTCACCTGCCTTTTGGCGGGCCGGGTATCCGCCCAGGAAGTGTTGGAGTTTACTTTAGAGGAAAGCGTCCAGTACGCTTTGGAAAACAACGCCGATGCCAAGAATGCCTTGTTGGAGACTTTTGCGTCGAAAGCTTCGGTGGGCGAGCAGGTGGCCCAGGGACTGCCCCAGATCAACGGCAGTTTTGATTTTACCAAGAACGTATCCATTCCGGTGATGTTCCTGCCCAACGAAGGCCCTTTTGCCGATCCCGACAACCCATCGGACGTGCTGCCGGTACAGTTTGGTGTCAACTACCAAAGTGGCATAACGGTAACGGTAAACCAGATGATCTTTGACGGTTCGTACTTTGTGGGGCTCAAGGCCGCACGGACGTACAGACAGCTCAGTGAATTTGACAAGGAAAAGACCGAAAACGATGTGATCGAAAACGTCAAAAAGGCCTTTTTTACCGTCCTGGTGAACAAGGAAAGGCAGGAGCTCGCAGAGGCCAACCTGGCCAGGATCGATACGCTGCTGCAGGAAACCACAGCCCTGTACGAGGAGGGGTTTGCCGAGAAGATCGAGGTCTCGCGGGTGAAGGTCCAGTACAACAACATCAGGACCGAGCTGGACAAGATCAATGCGGCCACCGAGATCAGCAAGCAATTGCTCAAGGTCCAAATGGGCCTGCCCATTGAATATGAAATCAGCGTGACCGAGAGCCTGCGGGATTTGAACCAGCCCCAGCAGATCCAGGAGTTATTGGACAACCCCGGGTACCGGCGAGTGGAAATGGACCAGCTGCAGACCAATTGGGAACTGGTAAAGCTGGACCTCAAGAACAACACCGTGCAGTACCTTCCCAGCCTCAATGCAAATTTCACCTACCAGCGTAACGGCGCAGGGCAGGAATTCAATACGGTATGGGACAGTGAAAACTGGTTTACGGGCGCATTTGTGGGACTTACCCTGAATGTTCCCATCTTTGACGGGCTGGCCAAGGCCAAGCGGATCCAGCAAAACCGCATCCAGCTGCAGCAGATCGAAAACCAGATGGACATGCTGGACGATAACATCGAGGTGGAGCGTTTCCAGGCAAGGACAAATTTGCAGAATAACCTCAAGACCCTGGATGTACAGCGGGAAAACATGGAACTGGCCACCGAGGTGTACGAGATCAGCCGGATCAAATACTCGGAGGGCGTAGGTTCCAACCTGGAAGTGGTGGAAGCCGATTCCGATTTAGTGGAGGCGGAAATCAACTACTACAGCGCATTATACGACGCCTTGATCTCCAAGGTGGACCTTGAAAAAGCATTAGGAATATTAAGATGA
- a CDS encoding TetR/AcrR family transcriptional regulator yields the protein METREKIMTIAMDQFARLGVRYVTVDDIARAAGVSKKTIYQEFKDKAELVLEAFRNKMLEDQAFFTNLYDENKGAIWHFVEVSRYIRSRFSYINPVVFSEIQRYYPGCWKLFEDFRQNCAIKTISDVLEKGKKEGTFRPEINADILALVRMDQIASTFDSEKFPPSKFNVLEVQMAIMDHFIHGILTDKGRELFYKINNQE from the coding sequence TTGGAGACACGCGAAAAGATAATGACCATTGCCATGGACCAATTTGCCCGTTTGGGGGTAAGGTATGTGACCGTGGACGACATTGCCCGGGCTGCCGGGGTATCAAAGAAGACCATTTACCAGGAATTCAAGGACAAGGCGGAATTGGTGCTGGAGGCCTTTAGGAACAAGATGCTGGAAGACCAGGCGTTTTTTACCAACCTCTACGATGAGAACAAAGGGGCGATATGGCATTTTGTGGAGGTTTCCAGGTATATCCGGTCCAGGTTTTCGTACATCAACCCGGTGGTCTTCAGTGAGATCCAGCGGTACTATCCGGGGTGTTGGAAGTTGTTTGAGGATTTTAGGCAAAATTGTGCCATCAAGACCATTTCCGACGTCCTGGAGAAAGGGAAGAAGGAAGGTACTTTCAGGCCTGAAATCAATGCGGATATTTTGGCACTGGTCAGGATGGACCAGATCGCGAGTACATTTGATTCGGAAAAATTCCCGCCATCAAAGTTCAATGTACTGGAAGTACAGATGGCGATCATGGACCATTTCATCCATGGTATATTGACCGATAAAGGAAGAGAACTATTTTATAAAATCAATAATCAGGAATAA
- a CDS encoding efflux RND transporter periplasmic adaptor subunit codes for MKKYIYHYSNMKTFSRLSLALVAVMAFSCGEQGSDLEAKKAQLKAYKDQYHELKNNISELEKEIAAEDSTFAKNNRKSVLVTTVKAQNQAFEHYLEVTGSVLSKKNVNISAEVAGRIEQIEVQEGMRATKGEVLVSIDGESIDNNIAELETQLDLATTLYEKQQRLWDREIGTEVQYLEAKNRVESLEKNLATLKTQKNKTTIRAPYHGTVEEVMVKLGELVQPGMPIINFVGESDLYIEADISEAYVGVLEQGDSVRVEFPSLGRDIKTKVTAVGAIINPSNRTFKIEVFLPRLKHIKPNMISVLRIKDYENKAATTVPTNLIQRDNKGEYVYVVDKGQAKKQYITKGETYHRVSEIKEGLSGGEVLIDKGFREVAEGSKVQIVES; via the coding sequence ATGAAAAAATACATATACCATTATAGCAATATGAAGACCTTTTCCCGATTATCATTGGCATTAGTGGCGGTCATGGCGTTTTCCTGCGGTGAGCAGGGGTCGGACCTGGAAGCCAAAAAAGCCCAGTTGAAAGCATACAAGGATCAGTACCACGAGCTGAAAAACAATATCTCGGAACTCGAAAAGGAGATTGCCGCCGAGGATTCCACTTTTGCAAAGAACAATAGGAAATCCGTATTGGTGACCACGGTGAAGGCCCAAAACCAAGCCTTTGAGCATTACCTGGAAGTGACCGGATCGGTACTCTCCAAAAAGAACGTCAACATCAGTGCGGAAGTGGCCGGAAGGATAGAGCAGATCGAGGTACAGGAAGGAATGCGGGCTACCAAGGGAGAGGTATTGGTGAGCATTGACGGGGAATCCATCGACAACAACATTGCCGAGCTGGAAACCCAGCTGGACCTGGCCACTACCCTGTACGAAAAGCAACAGCGCCTCTGGGACCGGGAAATCGGTACGGAAGTACAATACCTCGAGGCAAAGAACAGGGTGGAGTCTCTGGAAAAAAACCTGGCTACCCTGAAGACACAGAAAAACAAGACCACCATCCGCGCACCGTATCACGGTACCGTGGAAGAGGTCATGGTCAAGTTGGGAGAGCTGGTGCAGCCGGGCATGCCGATCATCAACTTTGTCGGGGAGAGTGACCTGTACATCGAAGCGGACATATCGGAGGCATATGTAGGAGTACTGGAGCAGGGCGATTCGGTAAGGGTGGAGTTTCCCTCCCTCGGCCGTGACATCAAGACCAAGGTGACCGCGGTCGGAGCCATCATCAATCCCAGCAACAGGACCTTCAAAATAGAGGTGTTCCTGCCCCGCTTGAAGCACATCAAGCCGAATATGATATCGGTATTGCGGATCAAGGATTATGAAAACAAAGCGGCCACTACCGTGCCCACCAACCTTATCCAACGGGATAACAAAGGGGAATATGTCTATGTGGTGGACAAGGGACAGGCCAAAAAGCAATACATTACCAAAGGGGAGACCTACCACCGGGTCTCCGAAATCAAGGAAGGACTTTCAGGAGGAGAAGTGCTGATCGACAAGGGATTCAGGGAAGTGGCTGAAGGTTCCAAAGTTCAAATCGTCGAAAGTTAA
- a CDS encoding efflux RND transporter permease subunit produces MAEKQQDKNVTREFGLSSLAVNNKTSVIILSLIITFMGLYAYRTMPKESFPEIVIPTVYVGTSYPGNSPVDMENLITRPIEKELKSLKDVKTIESTSIQDYSTIIIEFNPGVDISRALQDTKDAVDKSKSELPTDLDQDPNIFELDFSEMPIMFVNLSGNYSQEELKEFGEYLEDEIEALPEISSADLTGTIEREIQVNADLFKMEAMEVSFGDIADAISSENVTISGGNILSGDFRRALRITGEFEDPEELNEIIVKSEGGNIIYLKDVAEVKDTYKERESYARASKLPVVTVNVIKRGGENLLAASDKIKEILDEAEANHFPSDLKVSITNDQSKVTRSMVANLENSIISGIILVIIVLMFFMGFRNALFVGIAIPLSMFISFMILNAFGVTLNMMVLFSMILALGMLVDNGIVVVENVYRLMQEGKTPIRAAKEGVGEVAWPIITSTATTVAAFIPLAFWQDIMGEFMKYLPITLIIVLSSSLFVGLVINPVVTAMFMKIQDLDKVKPKKRSFIIAGTLLTIAAICYIAQVFTMANIALIAAIITLINAVFMKRAIRWFQQVFLVWLEEKYEGLLSFALRGKKPYLFFFGMFGVLVFSLVLLMVRSPKVEFFPSSDPNYVNIFIEYPIGTDIEATNEFSKKVEDEVMELIEPHRDIVEAFIAQVGEGTSDPSEGPSMGVTPHKAMLTVSFVEYQYRNGKNTTKIMEELREAMAKYPGVQITVDKEQNGPPVGKPINIEVSGEDYEKLVAEVEDIREFIKGANIGGIEELKMDLQTGKPELIVNIDREKARRFGLSTSTIANELRTAIFGLEVSKYKEGEDDYPIQLRLAEKYRYNVDALVNKKIYFMDKFGNKRHIPITSVANFEYSSTYGSVKRKDLDKVITIYSNVNEGFNPTEINNRIRSRLEDYELPDGMDIKFTGEQEEQAKSMEFLMRAMMIAVAAIFLIIVAQFNSLMTPFIIMCSVILSTIGVFIGLATFNMDFVVIMTGIGIISLAGVVVNNAIVLIDYTNLVRQRKRSDRGLGEDEHLTYDDLVASIVEGGKTRLRPVLLTAITTILGLIPMAIGMNIDFFSLLSDFDPQFYVGGDNADFWGPMAWTVIFGLTFATFLTLVIVPVMYLLADKINIAIRRK; encoded by the coding sequence ATGGCAGAAAAACAACAAGATAAAAATGTAACCAGGGAATTTGGGCTATCCTCACTTGCGGTCAACAACAAGACCAGTGTGATCATCCTTTCGCTGATCATTACGTTTATGGGCCTTTACGCCTACCGGACGATGCCCAAGGAGAGTTTCCCTGAAATTGTGATCCCCACGGTCTATGTGGGGACCAGCTATCCGGGAAATTCCCCGGTGGACATGGAAAACCTCATCACACGTCCCATTGAAAAGGAGCTGAAGTCCCTCAAGGACGTCAAGACGATCGAGTCTACTTCCATACAGGATTACTCTACCATTATCATCGAGTTCAACCCAGGGGTGGACATTTCCAGGGCCCTGCAGGATACCAAGGATGCCGTGGACAAGTCCAAGAGCGAACTGCCCACCGACCTGGACCAGGATCCCAATATCTTCGAACTGGATTTTTCGGAGATGCCGATCATGTTTGTGAACCTTTCGGGCAATTATTCCCAGGAAGAACTGAAGGAGTTTGGCGAGTACCTGGAAGATGAGATCGAAGCCTTGCCCGAAATTTCGAGTGCTGACCTTACCGGTACCATTGAGCGGGAGATCCAGGTCAATGCCGACCTTTTCAAGATGGAGGCCATGGAGGTGAGCTTTGGGGATATCGCCGATGCGATATCCTCCGAAAACGTGACCATCTCCGGGGGAAATATCCTCAGCGGGGATTTCCGCAGGGCACTGCGGATCACAGGGGAGTTTGAAGACCCCGAAGAACTCAACGAGATCATTGTCAAAAGTGAAGGCGGCAACATCATCTACCTCAAGGATGTGGCCGAGGTAAAGGATACCTATAAGGAACGCGAAAGTTATGCCCGCGCTTCCAAGTTGCCGGTGGTAACGGTCAATGTGATCAAAAGAGGAGGCGAAAACCTCCTGGCCGCCAGTGACAAGATCAAGGAAATACTCGATGAGGCCGAGGCCAATCATTTTCCATCGGACCTGAAGGTCAGTATTACCAATGACCAATCCAAGGTGACCCGCAGCATGGTGGCCAACCTGGAAAACAGCATCATCTCGGGGATCATTTTGGTCATCATCGTACTGATGTTTTTTATGGGCTTCAGGAACGCCCTGTTTGTGGGCATTGCCATTCCGCTGTCCATGTTCATTTCCTTTATGATCCTCAATGCGTTCGGGGTGACGTTGAACATGATGGTGCTGTTTTCCATGATCCTGGCACTCGGGATGCTGGTGGACAACGGTATTGTGGTCGTGGAAAATGTCTATAGGCTCATGCAGGAAGGCAAGACCCCTATCCGTGCGGCCAAGGAAGGGGTCGGCGAAGTGGCCTGGCCGATCATTACCTCTACGGCCACCACCGTGGCGGCCTTTATTCCGCTGGCCTTCTGGCAGGATATCATGGGGGAATTCATGAAATACCTTCCCATTACGCTGATCATCGTGCTTTCCTCGTCCCTGTTTGTGGGACTGGTCATCAATCCGGTGGTGACAGCGATGTTCATGAAAATCCAGGACCTGGACAAGGTGAAGCCCAAGAAGCGCTCCTTTATCATTGCCGGTACACTGCTGACCATTGCGGCCATCTGCTATATCGCCCAGGTATTTACCATGGCCAATATTGCCCTGATTGCCGCCATCATCACGCTGATCAACGCGGTGTTCATGAAACGGGCCATCAGGTGGTTCCAGCAGGTGTTCCTGGTCTGGCTGGAGGAGAAGTATGAAGGATTGCTTTCCTTTGCCCTGAGGGGCAAAAAGCCATACCTGTTTTTCTTTGGCATGTTCGGCGTATTGGTGTTTTCCTTGGTGCTGTTGATGGTCAGGTCTCCAAAAGTAGAGTTTTTCCCCAGCAGTGACCCCAACTACGTGAATATCTTTATCGAATATCCCATAGGTACGGACATAGAGGCGACCAATGAATTCAGTAAGAAGGTGGAGGACGAGGTAATGGAGCTGATCGAGCCGCACAGGGATATCGTGGAGGCCTTTATCGCACAGGTCGGGGAAGGGACCAGTGACCCTTCCGAAGGGCCGAGTATGGGCGTGACCCCCCACAAGGCCATGCTGACCGTGAGTTTTGTCGAGTACCAATACCGTAACGGTAAGAATACCACCAAGATCATGGAGGAACTCCGGGAGGCCATGGCCAAATACCCCGGTGTACAGATCACTGTGGACAAGGAACAAAATGGTCCACCGGTAGGCAAACCCATCAACATCGAAGTGAGCGGTGAGGATTATGAAAAGCTGGTCGCCGAAGTGGAGGATATCCGGGAGTTTATCAAAGGAGCCAATATCGGGGGCATCGAAGAATTGAAGATGGACCTTCAGACGGGCAAACCGGAGCTGATCGTCAATATCGACAGGGAGAAGGCCCGTCGGTTTGGGCTGTCCACGTCCACCATCGCCAATGAATTGAGAACGGCCATCTTCGGTCTGGAAGTTTCCAAGTACAAAGAGGGTGAAGATGACTATCCGATCCAGTTGAGGCTGGCAGAGAAGTATCGCTATAATGTGGATGCCCTGGTCAACAAGAAGATCTATTTTATGGACAAGTTTGGCAACAAAAGGCATATCCCGATCACTTCGGTTGCCAATTTTGAATATAGCTCCACCTACGGTTCGGTGAAACGGAAGGACCTGGACAAGGTGATTACCATTTATTCCAATGTCAACGAAGGGTTCAACCCGACCGAAATCAATAACAGGATCAGGTCACGCCTGGAAGATTATGAACTTCCCGATGGCATGGACATCAAGTTCACCGGGGAGCAGGAAGAACAGGCCAAGTCCATGGAGTTCCTGATGCGGGCAATGATGATTGCCGTAGCGGCCATATTCCTGATCATCGTGGCACAGTTCAATTCCCTGATGACGCCGTTTATCATCATGTGCTCTGTAATCTTGAGTACGATCGGGGTGTTCATCGGTCTGGCGACCTTTAACATGGACTTTGTGGTGATCATGACCGGTATCGGGATCATCTCCCTGGCCGGGGTGGTGGTAAACAATGCCATCGTACTGATCGACTATACCAACCTTGTAAGGCAGCGGAAACGTTCTGACCGTGGACTGGGAGAGGACGAGCACCTTACCTATGATGACCTGGTGGCCAGTATCGTCGAAGGCGGAAAGACCCGTTTGCGCCCCGTACTGCTGACGGCCATCACCACCATCCTTGGGTTGATTCCAATGGCGATCGGTATGAACATTGATTTCTTTTCTTTGTTATCTGATTTTGACCCCCAGTTTTACGTAGGGGGCGATAATGCGGATTTTTGGGGACCAATGGCATGGACCGTAATATTTGGGCTAACCTTTGCGACCTTTCTCACGTTAGTAATTGTACCTGTCATGTATTTATTGGCAGACAAGATCAATATAGCTATTCGAAGAAAATAG